The following DNA comes from Rhipicephalus microplus isolate Deutch F79 chromosome 6, USDA_Rmic, whole genome shotgun sequence.
TTTACATGGACGCAATAAAGACCCCGACAACACTTTTCCAATGGACATAGAGCTTTTTCGCAGGACATGGAAGATCCTGATAGGGACATTCAGAATCCCTTACCGGAGCATAAAGACTCCTCATTGTAGCGGAATAGATTTCATGGAATGGAGACTACAAATACGATCCTCACAAGGAAATAAAGTCTCCTTGCAGGGGCATAGAGACTTCTCATAGTGACTGAGTAGACTCCTCACAGGGATGCAGATACTCCTTTTTATGGAAGAGACACCTTACACTGATGGTAGACTTCGCTTTAAGTCCTCTCGGGGACATGGAGATCCCGGTAGAGAATATAGACTCATCGCACCGACAGATTTTTCTCACCGATTCTCGCGGGAATATTCTTTCAAATGCCTATATACTGAGTTGCGATTCGGCATTCCGCCGTATAAACACAGCAGACATGAGCAGTGTAAATGCATGCTAACGCGAATCGTGCAATAGACCACGTTGTCATGACCTATAGACGAATTCCACTGGACGTCAccaaaatgcggtggcgctgtcttggtaggcaaaagacacTCTGCCTACCGCACTTTCTGCtcggttttcaatggtgcatgtggtgttgtTCTCAGTCATGCAACGAggaaaaaaacggtatgccgacgtGCTTCGTCACGGGTGGATATGAGTCGCGTCTCGCAACTTAGATTTGTTTGTTGGTgcacatcgcagccctcggcgcttatggcggaagttacgtgtggacgtcgctataattttacttataatgtcgacatcggcctatACCTGTGTTTGCATACAAGGAATGGGGCTATATGATCTGCTGTAGAGTGCATGCCTTAGTGAGCTGCAAATTATTATCCTGCAGGATAATAATTTATACAAATCTACCATGGTATACAAGACTACCATGGTAGACTTGTATACGTTGTAGCACACTGAAAACATGTGGTGACCCGGTCACTTTCGCGGCTTACGTAGCAAGAACTGCGTTCAAATGTCAGACGTAAGATATTTCTAAAATTGGCACTCCCATGCAATCAGAATGTTGCAGGTTTGTTCCCTTGCCAGCAGCAACTTATCTTTTTGTTCACTGTCTTTTCTTCACATGTATGCATCATAAGTACTATAACATCCCCCAACACTTTGCTTTCTTGTCTGCTATATCTAATTAATATTGCATAATTGAAAACTGATATACAAGTCAGATGTCAGAAGCGATTTGAAACTGCAATACTTTTGTGAGCTACCTCCCGTTTGTAAGAGGATTTGTAATTACGTGGAAATTTCCTCTTATCAAACTAGAAACGACAGattcgcactttttttttaaattcgcaGTACCCTGTGTAACCGAATGAACaaatataagttttttttttaagaagcatTGAGTTTGTATAGCCCACATGCGTCCTCGGTACAGTGTTAGGGCACAGCTTTATAAAGAGATCTCTTGCTTTAATCGAAAGCAATTCTTCATTTCTCATTTGCGCACCATAACTCGTGAATTAGCAAGATGTTTTCTTCAGCTATTTGGTTCATTACTTTTGAAATAGCCTTGtgctacaatttttttcttcagtgcGTAAATTGCACTTTGTTTCTCATTTGGCATTGTTTTTTTCGTAGTTTTCCAAATATTTTTTTAACTGCTCTTGTGCTCCCCGTCGCTCGCTTATGCGCTAGTTTTTTTTCGTCAGTGATTATGTTGCTTTCACACAATCGCAATGTTTGTACATTCAATTCAACTATTATGGCATTTTCTGCGGTCAAGTATACAATATTATGCATAATATGCAGCGTAAAAATTATGTGGACATTGCACAGATTCTACACCAAGTTTTAAGCACATTCGCGTATGTATAAGAAAACAATTCTACGAGTACTGATCCAACTACTAGAGCACGCTGTCGCAAATATGACAAACATGTCACACGTCTGTGACTATATTCGATGGCTTCCGCGGCGAAAACTTCTGTCACAAACAACAAATCGACGCAGTTTACAGCGTATACACGTTTTACTCTACAAAGCAGCTGGTATAGATCCAGTGCTGTGAGTGGAACATATCGATGAGGTTTTCTTTATCGAACACGGCTTGGCAAATGAGACGAGCCGCGGCATGTATGGCAAAGCTAACTATGACATGGTATATTTAGGAGTGGTATGTCGGTCAAGCTAAATCAACAAGGTCGCGTTCGTACAGCATTCTTCAGACTGATGTCTACCCTTTAAATGTGCACTCCCAATAAACTAAGAGTTATATAAACAGGTATACTAAAACAGAGCAGACAATctcaatgtttttttgtttttttttgtctaaatTGGCCTTCAAAATTTCAAGACGCTTCTTATTGATCACGGTGTTAGTGTGACGGCGTACCTTTAAGAAAACAAGGGCGTAAAATACCGTGGCTCTTTCATAAAATAAATAGGTTTGCATACGAAAAGGCTTCTGACGACAATAACAAACAGCCGGCGGGGGTGTTTAACAATTACAAATTCATTGTATTTTCTGTGATCGCTGCATTCATATTGTACTCGATGTCGTTACAATACGTATAATTGGCCGCACTATTACTGGCGCATTGTTTGTTGTCCCTCCGACGGACCTGGCTGGTGATGCTCGGTTAGTGATTATGCAGAAAAATGCAAAACAGATGAAAATTTAGTTCGGATAACCGAAACACAATGATCGAATGCGGCTATAGTAATATGAAATTTTCAAGACTGAGCCAGCAGCGACAGACACCTAGCACCTTTGGTTTCGACGAGACATTCTCCTCTTCAATCTGTTAGATTGCACTTATATCTGGAACACATGCTATCCCCAATAATGACTAAGCAAGGGTTGATCGGAAACTAAGTACATATACATATGTATGCACAACTTTTCAGCCTCTCGGTGAAGGTTGTTTGGTGTAAATGTATCATCATTTGTACAAACGTGGGATCTGGGCCCATGTAGAACACCATATTGCAGTCAGTATACATTGGAAGTGAAACAAGCACGCTTTCTAGAGTACTACGTTTCAATAGTCACTAAGGTAAGATAAATAATTTCTGTATTCGTAGCGAAAAGCCCTTAGATGAAAACGCATAGAAGTCAGCGCACGATGTTCTCATGCAACTCACAAGTGTAGAGCGATGCCTGTAGCGAAGTCACTCACTGGACTTAAAGCTGCAAGTTACATCTGTCCGACattaaagttgtttccacttcctccTCCTACATCTGTCCCATGACTTTCATTACCCTGTCTATATAAGTATAAATGTTCGCAGCATCTCAATGGAGGACGCACTTGTGTACACAAGCAAAAGTGCACCCATGCGGGAGCGAACAATTATACGAAATCGCCACTGTTTGGCAAGGCGTGAAGCACTTGTACAAGAGCAGATGTCGTGTCTTTGCATGTATCTAGTCAAACCTGGCCATCTCGACTTCAATACAACTTACGCCCAAACCTTGAGTCCTGTAACGTACAGAACGTATCGTTGCCTTAACAAGTCAGCAATGCGCTGCGCATTCATGAATGCACTAAGCGCCTCTGAGTATACGACACATCTATCTTTTCAAATGGTATATCGGGTTCTTACAATGTGGTGTcgcatttcagaaaaaaaaaacttcttcgcAGTGCATGTCAATGTGTGATATATTGAATACCTGCAAATGGTTTGAACTGTGCTAAAACAAGGACAGCAGAAGAAGAGAAGACAGCCCGTTTCCCTCGTTGTGGCGCAGTTAAAACAATCGCAGAATGAAGGTAAACCAACTGGCCCAAACTTGGTGCTCTTCAGCCATATCTTGAACACTTCTATGGGCACGAACACGACCCGAGAGCACGACggtgccccccaaaaaaaagttaGGGTATCGCTGCAAACGCAAAGAACTAAACACCCTCCACAATCGCACACATGGGAGCGCTTCACTGGTGCAGCGACTCTGGCTTACCTGTCTTTGGCCTCGGCGGCCCTGTCCCGTTGCCTGCGGTTCTTGAACCAGTTGCTCACTTGAGTCGTCGTCAGTCCCGTGGCCTCGGCGAGTTCTCGCTTCTCCCTGGGCGACGGGTACGGGTTGTGGGCGTACCACTCGCGCAGGATGTTGCGAGACTTCTCCTTGAAGCAGTAGCTGGTCTCCTCGCCGTCCCATATGGTGCGGGGCAGGGGGAACTTCCTGCGAATCCGATACTTCCCAACTGCGCCCAGCGGCCGACCCCGCAGCCGCTCGGCCTCGATGTAGTGCGCCTTGAGCCAGAGTGCCTGCAGCTTGGGGTGCGAGGCAGCGGAGAAGTGATGGGATTCCAGGATTCGGTACAGTTCCTTGAAGTTGCCCCTGTGGAAGGCCACCAGGGCCTTGGCCTTCAGCACGCTCTCGTTCTTCTGCAGGTGCTCGCAGGCGGGCAGCGACCACAGGAAGCGGCCCAGCCGCTCGATGTTGCCCGACTGCTGCAGCACCTCGCACACGCAGGCCACTTGCTCCTGGGTGAAGCCGAACGACGGGAGCATGCTCGCCGATGAGACCGCGCCGGCCGATGGACCGAACTGCATGGACATGCACAGATCCGAAGTACGACGGTGCCCCAGCTGCTTTATCGGCAGATTCTGCGTGAACCGTGAATGATTAGATCTCTCGATTCAGCAAGAAACACCCgacgacggggaacgacgtcttGTCTTTCAAACCTTCCCACTCAACCCCCCGGTGGGCCTCTAGCGGCGAAGCACAGCCGGGAGGGATGGTCACAACACCGACTGGTCGTCGGTTGACGGGAACACCAGCGAAGCCGTCGACAGCCCGACGTAGTCGACCTCTTCTCGCTGGTCGCGTGTAGAAGTAGTAGTCCGTGGTCGGTGGACTTACGGTAAGGACACATTCACAACGGCTGCGGTAGGTGTCGCGACGCTGGAGCTACCACCCGATGCGGGGACAACGGAACGCCACAGTCGCCGGCTTCACTGGTGACGATCCGGCTGTGGCCGTCGTAGCGACGTTGTCGTCCCTGCTGTTGCCCCCACGACGTTGTTGCCGCACAACACATCACTGCCCGAAACCCCTCTCTTTTCGTGATTCTTCGTCACCCCTGCAACTGGTGATCACTATCTTTCCAGGCTCCCCCTTTCCATCCCTGTCACACGCACGTCCTTCACTCTCCCCACCCACTGCGGCCTTTCGTAAGCGACCGAAAGACGACGTCTGAACGGACGACCGAGCTCTGGTTCACACTCGGGGAACACGGCCGACCTCGAGAACTGTGCCACGCCGATGCTGCGGGGCGGTTGCCTGCGAACCCAACTGATGCCGCGTGCCTTTTCGCGGCGCAAAACCGTTCTTCCCCCACTGCCAGCCCTGCGAGAGCGGGCTGGTCTGGAAGCGTGGTGTGGCTGGCCCCAAGTCAACCctctgataaaaaaaaattgcgccgCCTCCCCCTTTCTAACGTCAGCAGTTCTCTTCCTCCCCCgtggtaggtgccgccaccgccgccgctgctgccccTCGGTGGCGGTGGGTTTCGCGGTTCGGCCGGTAGGGGATTAAAAGGCGGTACCTTCGCGGGCCGGCGGGCGGTGACAATGCGGTTAGGGCGGGTTTTCCGCAGGCCACGATCCCCCGTACGTACAACATCGGTCCTGCCCGGGCACTTGAAGTGGCGGTCGCCGTTCGATCGCCCCCTTCTgtttgtccctctttccttttTCCCACTCCACTCAACGAATCGACgattctcctcctctccaccacCCCTCcacatttttgtgtttttttttcgctactaATCTATCGAGTacaccccaccaccaccaccctcgcTTCTGTCCACCTCTTCAACGCTCTCCTCCCCGCATCACTTCTTTGTCGTTCATTGTAACTATCACGTACGCACAAAATGAAAAACATCCACGTCGCCAGCCACGTCGATCGGTGGACCGGCTGTCTCGCTCTCTTTTTTCGTTATTTTCGCAGCCACGTCAAtgtgcggtggtggtggtggcgagaaTGGCGTGCAGCGAGGGTAGCATGAGGCACCGAGGACAAGACACCCAAGGGGGTGACATTAatgcacctttctttttttttctcgctacgCCGGTGGTTTTGCGCCGCGACAACGCGTTTCGATTGGCTGTCGCCATGACGACGAAGCGACGCCCGGGCTCCGCCCGCTCCACCTCCCCTTCTACTCCGCCTGCCCTCCGCGTGTCGGTGGAGGAGCAACATGGGTGTTTTTTTCGCGCTTCACTCCATTTTTTTGGTTGCTATTCTTTTCGGAAGCGGTTGTCCTTCTCGCTTCACTCGTGAGACGATTTCCTCTTCGCGGCACGCTGCTgtggcattatttttttttttacttgtcgaTCTGTCGCCTCTCAGTCATGTGATTCTTTTTCGCTCGGTGTTTATGTTTCTCGGTGTGTTCGAATTATGAGTTGCCTGTTTGACATGCGCGTCGTTGACAGGGCGCTTCTTCGCCGAAACAGCGGCCAGAAAAAACACATAATAAACACATATCTGGCTCAGGAATAGCGCGAAACGTGGTTCCCTTGATGCCTGATGCCCTTTTCGGCGGTTTGCCGTGGCTGCTGAAAGGTTTGGGGCTCCCGACTGAGGACTAATCTTTTGTTGCGAGCATTACTTGGTGAGGCTCAGTGGCACGCGGTTAGGCGGGTGGGTGTAAGATTTCCTCCGCCCGCCTTTCAATGAAGTTACACTTTCGATGCCTGCGGCGGCTCCGAGGTATCGTATGTTACCGATGATTACCGAAGTGATATGCTCCTTTCTTCGCGCACCGGTTCCGTTACGTTTTTTTTAAACGGTGTTTTCGGATACCATTTCAGTTCTCTCGTATCTCTTTTGTGGCATCAGCTGGGGGATCCCAACTGGCCAGACGTGTTGTAAAACCGTATACCGAGGAGCGTCGTGTTACTCACGATGTATTGTATTTAGGAGATAACGGTGTAGAAACGACACTTCTTTGAGGCGTTCGTTGTGTCTTTTGTAAGCATCTTATGATCCCTGACTGCATCATTTCTCGACAGTTGAGGCACTTGGAAACGAAATTTACCGTAGCCTGGATCTGTCGTAGGGTCGTGTCGTCGTCCACATCGTTGTGGTGGTGTTTTAGTTACAGTTTTCAAGTCTGCTGTGGTCACACGAATTGGTTTCAGACGGAGCTTGGATTAAGAATAAGCAGTAAtaattcttgaaaaaaaattgccctctTCTCGTGTTTAATGTCAGGGCATAGAAAGTTAAGAAAAAATATCCAGTAGCCGAAACATAACCAGTGAAGTGATGTGTCCCGTACCGTTTCCTCTTTTTTCGGCAATAACACATTGAATGGCGTTGCTGCCTGCCTGTTGCCTCAATAATTTGTTTCCCACAAGTGTACCCTCGAGACGTCCAGCTATTTCAGGTCTGACCTTTTAAAAATAaggtaaaaagaaaacaagactGGGGTAATTTCTAGTAACGCTTTCATTCACTGTGATAGTGAAAACCTGGCTGTTAATGTCACGtttgatgtttctttttttttttggcctatAAATGGGCTTATGAGCATTTAGGCAGAGCATTACAATTGAATGTTCTTTTTGCTAATAATCTTCCCGATCTCAATGGCAGTGTCAGGCAGACGTGGTTGCATTTCTATTTCCTTTGCACTATACTGGAGTAGCATGCACGAGGCAGACATCTATCATTACACTTTCGCGAAAATTCAACCGCCAAAACTTTTCTCTGCCGATGAACCACTTGGTCTTACTTTCTAGCTTATACTATGCCTCGATGTTAAATACGAATACAGTGGGAGGAATTATTTGCTAGTGCCTATATTCTAAAGTTAGTAAACGTACTGTAAACTTGACGTTTCCAATTTTCTGATACAGGACATGCACCGTTAGCCGGCGGAGAAAAGCGTGAGTACGTGTATAAACCTCACAGCTCCTCTATGTACAATTTCAAAAAGGGTAATGTTCGTTTTATCAAAGGTGTTTCAAATTATACAATTTAAAGACTGGCGTCGCGCCTGAGCATCAAGGAAATAAGGAACAGTAAAAGCTCTCTCTGTAGGTGCACTAACTGAGAGGGTGAGGGTAGGCCATCCTAACGCAACTACACCATATTTTACAAAAAATCTTATTCAAGTTCCATATTCTCTCCCTCGCTTTGTCTCAGACTGGAATATTTCGTTGTTGCTTTGCGCCCTATTGTGATGCTGTCATActgcattgatttttttttttatttacctcgTTGTTTGTTTTTATATATCCTGACCCTGATTGGACCGGTAAAAAGTTTGCAGcattgaacaaagaaaaaaaaacgaaaaacgaatgtggtcatgatggccgttCAGACAAAAAAGAACATCATGTTAACAGCGACAATTATGGCTTACTGCGGACAAGTTCTGTTTCCTacaaagaaatttttcgtcggctgtatattcgattttttttttgttcggagACTTCTCATCACTTCAAACTGGTATACAGACGACTTGAATTGATCGCCCTTCTATGGAGGACATCGTAGAAGGTGTTTACTTCGTCATTTAAGTTCCCTAAATTTTTACACCAGGCTGATATTTACCATATTTAGGCGTtaagtgataaaaaaaaagtcagagcttCTCTTGAAACACCGGCATTTGGTTTCAGGCCTATATATGTTACGTTACAGCTATATATGTTATGTTTAGGGTATATATGTGATGCAGGTTATCTATACGTCACCATTAGGTTGTTGCTTGGCTTTAGCTAGGTAATGCTAGGTTATTTCTCCTTTGATACTCGGCGCAGAGAGATTCGAATTCAACCACGGACGGTCCCATACACGTCACGGATTCCCAAACTACAGAGACGAAAGTTTGCACGGAAACATGCGAGAGTTCACACCTATCATGTGTATACCGCCACGTCGTCATTGGCGTAGGCCTTCCAGAAATTTGGGGTCTTCTCAGGGCCACTGTTGCCTTTCACATTCCACAGTATACACTCGTTGTACCTACTCGGGGTCTTTGGTTCGCCAACGTCGCTCTGCAGCCATTTGTTCATAAATTGAtagattggttggttgattgatttattgatttgccCTCTATCGTGCTTACCGTTGCCTTCTTCGATTTCATTGGATCAAAGGTGAGCAGTGTGATATACCCAATTTCTTGGCACATACGCGATAATTATGATGATGGCTTTCCGGCAGGCCACACAAATTACGGCTAGCTCGAGCAGCTTGGCTGTTCAAACGTCAGCTAGGGCCCGTAGACTACGTTTCAAAAGCAGCAAAAACACCTCTCTGAAGCTGCACACGTTCATTAAGGAGAAAAAATTCGGCACCCCCCCCCCTTACTTTGGATATTGATGCTACATATGCGAAGCagtgtggagggaaggtgaccatgttgtaatttttgttTAGAGGGacacgttacgaaatgacgctaaatatatcttcaaaggcAGTTTATGTGAGCTTTATGAAATATTCGATAACGCAGTTTTCAGCTTTGAATGTGTGAATTTTGTACACATTCTCGCAACGTGCTTGTTTTTATCTCACCTTCTTGACGTATCTCGCTCGTTCCAGTGCCACTGCTCAAAAAGTTAAAACGTAAATGTGTTTTCATGACCCCGGATAAACATCTTGATGAGATATGTAAACATGAAATGCGATACATTTTTGGGCATTTAAATGAATTTCTGTTCTTTAACTTCGGTAACACGAAGGCTAAAATACGATTCGCAGCGCCACCCAGCTTTTGCTAGAAACCTCTGAACCATTTAATGGCCGCTCAAAGCTACCGCGTAGCAGCGCGACAACTCCATCAAGTCGATAGAATTGTGATGTTTATCACACAAAAAACCTCTCAAAAGTGATCGTGTCACGCAGGTGTGTGAAAGCACAGCTTGTATGATCGATAGATGATAAGCGCACCAAGCAGGATGTTGTCAGGGGAATACACGGCATTTTTTATGCTAGATACCAGCATACATATATCGGTTCGAAACATTTGTGAGTACGTATTTACATGGACACTTGTGTGCTGTTAATTTTATTTTTGTACTTATTCCGTAAATGTATTTCAACTCTTACAAAAATTACCGGAAGTTTTACATCACTCTATAGTAGAGACGTAGCTTTAGCGCATTTCTCAACATCTGTTGGTCTATTTTTGGGTTTAATGACGGTAATGCTCCAGTATATGTACCAGGAGCCCTTTTGTACTCGTTAATAATTAATTGATTAATTAACACGTGTTGTCCTTTATAAATGCTTATAACTTTCCCCGGTAATCTTTATTATATATTAGGCAAAAACAACTTGTTATGTTGCCTGTCTAGTGCACGCCGACCCGA
Coding sequences within:
- the LOC119166983 gene encoding homeobox protein SIX6-like; amino-acid sequence: MSMQFGPSAGAVSSASMLPSFGFTQEQVACVCEVLQQSGNIERLGRFLWSLPACEHLQKNESVLKAKALVAFHRGNFKELYRILESHHFSAASHPKLQALWLKAHYIEAERLRGRPLGAVGKYRIRRKFPLPRTIWDGEETSYCFKEKSRNILREWYAHNPYPSPREKRELAEATGLTTTQVSNWFKNRRQRDRAAEAKDRDPNDKLPTKGSGNSNHSSKSGSDSGGCMSPPDSSTLLKSDRQHGGSNKTSPPPPSSILSSGGMPHHLHLGGLPGSPVTPTTELSLHHPHSMNGLFGSDLKSPSSTGAPVLAPSVHPTSTLTAAAAAAAAAAASGGGDPSSVLPGTGASGFRLGHPLVSAAALSDLSLGLTPDYQAL